Proteins encoded within one genomic window of Glandiceps talaboti chromosome 3, keGlaTala1.1, whole genome shotgun sequence:
- the LOC144433169 gene encoding toll-like receptor 2, with protein MCPAGLWVTCRSYRRIPTDLPMETVALHLEYNQITTIEGPSLSYLKKLRLINLSHNKLYDGSLVTAFQGLDFLEHLYMNHNTLGFTVISDELLKPLKNLRKLQIRSSNIDKIAENAFQENIKLERVYLGDNRITAIPEQLFRGLPNLRLVDISHNSLQSLPKDMLDSSMSIKFINLESNRLISISEDVGLQKLKKLAYLHIENNPFDCGCDLLWFRRWISNKTAILGDSNFTKCTSGQTLLQFNPNELKCAHSTLMITLVSVTSLIIFCILCVVVFTNRWRLRYVIFMVNRKIVIHGYKAVPGDDNHHRYDAFISHSHKDQDWIYDVIYPTLENPPYNYKLCLDFRDFQVGELIVNNILKSVEESRKTVFILTKEFIESEWCYFELEMVRQKMFDEHRDAAILVLKDDIPAKKMPGLLKYFMRKGNHITWSENVQGQRLFWAKLDAALKCHHKNIV; from the exons ATGTGCCCTGCGGGATTATGGGTGACATGTCGAAGTTATCGACGTATTCCAACAGATCTGCCCATGGAGACAGTGGCATTGCATTTGGAGTACAACCAAATAACCACCATTGAAGGTCCGTCACTGTCTTATCTCAAAAAACTTCGCCTGATCAACCTGAGCCACAACAAACTTTATGATGGCAGTTTGGTGACTGCATTTCAAGGTCTCGATTTCTTAGAACACTTGTACATGAATCATAATACCCTGGGCTTCACGGTGATATCGGATGAGTTACTAAAACCTCTCAAAAATCTGAGAAAGCTACAAATCAGAAgcagtaacattgacaagataGCTGAAAATGCTTTTCAAGAGAATATTAAACTTGAAAGAGTGTATCTTGGAGATAATCGCATAACGGCGATTCCAGAACAGTTGTTCCGTGGTTTGCCCAACTTGAGGCTTGTTGATATCAGCCACAATTCTTTGCAAAGTCTTCCAAAAGATATGCTCGACAGTTCAATGAGTATTAAGTTCATTAACTTGGAAAGCAACCGATTGATATCGATATCAGAAGACGTTGGACTTCAGAAGTTGAAGAAActggcatatttgcatattgaaaaTAACCCATTCGACTGTGGTTGTGATCTACTATGGTTTAGACGTTGGATAAGCAACAAAACGGCCATTTTGGGAGATTCAAATTTCACGAAGTGTACGTCTGGACAAACTCTTCTTCAATTCAACCCAAATGAACTAAAGTGTGCACATTCAACATTAATGATTACTCTCGTTTCTGTCACTTCGTTGATAATCTTCTGCATTCTATGTGTTGTCGTCTTCACTAATCGATGGAGACTAAG ATATGTAATATTCATGGTAAATCGTAAAATTGTAATTCATGGCTACAAAGCTGTACCTGGAGATGACAACCACCATCGATATGATGCTTTTATATCACACTCCCATAAAGACCAAGACTGGATCTATGACGTCATCTATCCAACTTTAGAAAACCCGCCATACAACTACAAACTTTGTCTGGATTTCCGTGATTTCCAGGTTGGCGAACTTATTGTCAATAATATCTTGAAATCTGTGGAGGAAAGCCGCAAGACGGTCTTTATTTTGACGAAGGAATTCATCGaaagtgagtggtgttattttgaaCTGGAAATGGTACGACAGAAGATGTTTGATGAACATCGTGATGCCGCCATATTGGTTTTGAAAGATGACATACCAGCGAAGAAGATGCCAGGGTTGTTGAAGTATTTCATGAGAAAGGGAAATCATATAACTTGGAGTGAAAATGTTCAAGGACAAAGACTATTCTGGGCGAAACTGGATGCTGCTTTAAAATGTCAccataaaaatattgtttga
- the LOC144433171 gene encoding toll-like receptor 6 — protein sequence MSRRCDSRRWHRGYRHRLRKCSFVKNVTDACPLFCQCHMCPYFGYDKNYISVKCSDENLRSIPSNLPSETVTLYIGNQKRLAKLRGTPFSNLRRLERLSLPYNQLDSNVIESTAFDGLVSLTKLDLSYNRCIKRVSSDWFRQLKELQVLNLHKSSVEEIERGAFQENLKLDVIILNDNELKVIPESLFRYLPVLRKLSISKNAIRTLPPYMFRGTEKLIEVDFADNQLLMISADTGLQHLKTLQKLTLSGNAFECDCEVVWLRTWMDTARCFENINDTKCSSGQVLHQFDPNELQCGFPIIKVVTLSVAGLITLVAISICIVHRWRIRYIMFLVKRKVINHGYKAVPGDDNHHRYDAFISHSHKDQDWVYDVIYPTLENPPYNYKLCLDFRDFQVGELIVDNILKSVEESRKTVFILTKEFIESEWCYFELEMVRQKMFDEHRDSAILVLKDDIPAKKMPGLLKYFMRKGNHITWSENVERQRLFWAKLDVALKCHHKNIV from the exons ATGAGTCGACGTTGCGATAGCAGACGGTGGCATCGTGGGTATCGACATCGTCTGCGAAAATGTTCATTCGTGAAGAACGTGACCGATGCCTGTCCGTTATTTTGCCAGTGTCATATGTGTCCTTATTTTGGATATGATAAAAACTATATTTCGGTTAAATGTTCAGACGAAAATTTACGGAGTATCCCAAGTAATTTACCAAGTGAAACTGTAACTCTGTACATTGGCAACCAGAAGCGACTAGCCAAACTTAGGGGTACGCCATTCTCAAATCTACGAAGGTTGGAAAGATTATCACTGCCGTATAACCAACTAGATTCAAATGTTATAGAGTCGACTGCTTTTGATGGCTTAGTCTCATTGACTAAATTAGATCTCAGTTACAATCGTTGTATCAAGCGAGTATCAAGCGATTGGTTTCGACAACTGAAAGAATTGCAGGTGTTAAACTTACACAAGTCAAGCGTAGAGGAGATAGAAAGGGGTgcttttcaagaaaatctgaagttggatgttatcattttaaatgACAATGAACTGAAAGTTATACCAGAGTCACTTTTCCGTTACTTGCCGGTCCTGCGTAAACTGTCTATATCAAAGAACGCTATACGGACTTTGCCTCCTTATATGTTTCGTGGAACCGAAAAACTCATAGAAGTAGACTTTGCAGACAACCAACTTTTAATGATATCAGCAGACACCGGCCTCCAACATTTGAAAACCCTGCAAAAGCTGACTTTGAGTGGCAATGCGTTCGAGTGCGATTGTGAGGTAGTGTGGCTGCGAACATGGATGGATACAGCACGGTGCTTTGAGAACATAAACGACACGAAATGTTCATCTGGACAAGTTTTACACCAGTTTGATCCTAACGAACTACAGTGCGGTTTCCCAATCATCAAAGTAGTAACGTTGTCTGTAGCTGGTTTGATAACATTAGTTGCCATCTCTATTTGCATCGTCCATCGATGGCGAATCAG GTATATTATGTTCTTGGTAAAACGTAAAGTAATCAATCACGGCTACAAAGCTGTACCTGGAGATGACAACCACCATCGATATGATGCTTTTATATCACACTCCCATAAAGACCAAGACTGGGTCTATGACGTCATCTATCCAACTTTAGAAAACCCGCCATACAACTACAAACTTTGTCTGGATTTCCGTGATTTCCAGGTTGGCGAACTTATTGTCGATAATATCTTGAAATCTGTGGAGGAAAGCCGCAAGACAGTCTTTATTTTGACGAAGGAATTCATCGaaagtgagtggtgttattttgaaCTGGAAATGGTACGACAGAAGATGTTTGATGAACATCGTGATTCCGCCATATTGGTTTTGAAAGATGACATACCAGCCAAGAAGATGCCAGGATTGTTGAAGTATTTCATGAGAAAGGGAAATCACATAACTTGGAGTGAAAATGTCGAAAGACAGAGACTATTTTGGGCGAAACTGGATGTTGCTTTGAAATGTCAccataaaaatattgtttga